The region CCACCCCCGACTGGACCGATCCTGACCTCCTCTGGCTCGCCGGTTCCAGCCAGTCCAACGGCATCACCTACCTCAACAAGGAACGCTTTGCTGAACTAACCGCCTGGCTCGATCTCCCAGCCATCCTCACCGGCGCGAAACCCAAAGCTGTCGACGCCATCACTGCGCTGGAGAAAGCCGGCTATCGCCTCGACCGCTACCTCGCCCCTGCAAAGCTGGAAGCTGGCAGTTCCAAGCTGACGGCTGGACAGGAAAAGCCTTCACCCACCTCACCCATATCCGAGGAAGTTGAGGTCGCTCGAAAATAATTTCTTCAAAACACTGAGCAAATTCGCATGTCAAGCCCCAAAACGACCTAACTCCTACATTCCAAAGGGAATAAAGTGGTAGTAATATAGTTGACGAATCAAGATAGAATCGTTATCTTAGATTCATGAGCAGCCCTAAGACACTTCAGCAAGCGATCATCTTCTACTCCGAACCCAAGAACTGCATTGCGGAGATGGTAGCGCAGCGTTGGCCCGATGGTGTGGTGATTTGCCCCACTTGTGGCCGCAATGACGTGTCATGGCTTGCGGCTCAGAACAAATGGCAGTGCAAGAGCAGACACGCGAAACGCCAGTTCTCCGCCAAGGTTGGGACCATCTTCGAGGATTCCCCCCTCGGTCTGGACAAATGGCTGATGGCTACCTGGATGCTTTCCAATTGCAAGAATGGAGTTTCCTCCTATGAGATTGCCCGCAACATCGGCGTAACTCAGAAGAGCGCGTGGTTTATGCTGCATCGCATCCGTCTCGCCATGACTGAGACGGATGACACCCAGCTTGGCGGCGCGGGATCGGCACCCATCGAAGTTGATGAGACTTTCGTAGGCGGCAAGGTCAAGAATATGCACAAGTCCAAGCGCGTCAAAGGCTTGAACTACTCCGCTGGCAACGGTAAGGCTATCGTCCTCGGGATGCTGGAGCGCGGTGGTAAGGTTCGCGCTGGAGTTGTAGAGAATCGCAAGCTCCCCAGCATGAACGGCCCTGTAGCGGCAAACGTAGCGGCGGGATCGCACCTCATCAGCGATGAACACGCCGTCTATCCTTTCATCGCAGCCCAGAACGCCTACTATCACGAGATCATCAAGCACGTTGAAGGCTACGTGAACGGCCATATCCACACCAATGGCATTGAGAACTTCTGGTCCTGCCTGAAGCGTGGCCTTACCGGAACCTACATCTCTGTTGAGCCGATTCACCTTGATCGTTATGTTGACGAGCAGGTTTTCCGCTTCAACAATCGCCACAAACAGACCGACGCAACCCGCTTCGCCAAGGTTCTATCCCAAGTGACTGGTAAACGCCTCACCTATGCCGAGGTCACCGGCAAGGTGCATGAAACGGCCTTCTGATCTATACAGGAGGGGACGCGGCAAGAAAGCCGTGGTGAAACCATGAGGTGCTTGCTATCATTGGCGACTCAGGCATGACGCAGAGTTTGTAGGTAGATCGCCGTGCATACTGCGATTATTCCTATTGCGATCACAGTCCAATCCAAAAGACCGAGGTTCCTCAATCGTGTTCGGAAGCCGTAGGTGGACAAGAATTGCCCTCGCGTTGAATTTGGCTGGTACTTTACTTTTGTTCTATTCATTTCAGGCCACCTCCTCTTCTTTTCGACTAATCTCGCGACCGGTGAGCGAGATTTTCAAACAGGATAGAGAGTTCTCAATCTGTGTCGAGGATTATACCCTTCTCAGCACCAACGCTAGAGGAGGAGTCATGATGGGGCATAGTGGATGCCCAAAGGGAGAAGATGACCGTCCGGCAGCCGTGGTAAACACAGAGCATCCGGCGTTCATTACCACTGGATTCATCATGATCGTCATTGGTTTTATCATCCAGTTCTTTGCTGTACCAGAACCAAAGTCAATTTCCGATCTGAGGCGTGAAATCAAAAACCTAAAGATGCGCGAGGCTGCTACGAGAGACCACGAGGTCTAGGTTTAGATGCATTAGTTTTTTTCTCAGCCTCTATGCGCTTCTGAAGCTCTTCTTTAGAGACACTCAGAATCTTCTTCATTGCCGAATCGAAGTTCTCACGTTCCGTCATATGTTTCCTCCGTACTCTGCGTTGAAGCGTCTTCTGACATACGCTCTAGCTTTAGAAGAAATCTGGGCTATAGCTCCGTCCTTAGTTTGTGCGATAAAACCAGACACGCCAATTCTTGCTTCTTCACGCCCAATGCAGTGTCCCATAGTTCTAGGATTTAGCAGTATAGGAGCGCACATTTCTGTCTTCTTGCTCTTCACATCTCGCAGAGCTTGAAGGAGTGCATATGCAGCAAAATCAGACGGCTCAAGAATTCTACTTTTAGGGATAGCCGACCATTTAGCTACTCTTGGTAGGCCTCCTGGGGTTTTCCACTCTTCCATTTCAAATGCCAATTTTAGGAAAGATTCACGAACTCCTGAGAACTCATCTTGCTGCTCGCAGATAACTTCAACTCTGTCCTCGGGAGGCAGAACGGCCATGGAGTAACCCAAAACCATGAGCATAGCTAAGTGATAGCCACTGGCTATTACTTCTCCCAAAGTTCCCTGTATCAAATCCAAGTAATCGCTAACTTTCACCGAAGCGTACACGAGGGTAAGCCCACATTGACTAGGGATTCCACCCAAATCAGCGAGCATGGCTGTATGCCTGTTTCGTTTCCAGCGAAGATCTTTCATGTGAAGGCTTGGGCGATTATGGCGAGCCAGACTTTCACCCCATAGCCTCATGCACAAATTCCACGATTCATCATTGCCAATGAAGCCAGCTACTACCGCATAACCGTCGTTTTGCTCTAAGCTCTCATCGAGATACATTGTCAGCATTAGGGCGAAACTCGCGGGGAAGTCATGAGGAGAACAGCATAAACCCTCAAGATCAGCGTGCGCATAGGTATTCATTTCCCATTCTTCAGTCTGTTGAGTTCACTACCCAACTTTAGTGGAAAACATCTTGATTCGTCAAGTATGTTATTACCAATAAAGTTGGGGTATTCCCCCTGTGCAATCACGTATAATTAATGCATACCCGAAAATCAGCAGAAGTACCTCAAGCAGAGCCTAAGTCCTTTAGATGCAAGACTTTGCAGCTCAGGTCCTGTGTTTTCAAGATCTTACATGCCTAGTCCAGACCTAAACTATCTGGAATGAAGACTTTAGATCGAAACAGGCAGGGTGGGGGTACCCCCTCGGCCACGGAGAATCTGCATTGAACCAAGGCTCCCGCCTCGCGCTCCTGGCCCTGATTGCAGCCCTCACGCTCCCCGCCGGAGCCGCCGTCCCAAATCGGGAAGAGCAGGCTCGTTGGAGCCGTGAAGCAGCAGCCGTCCAGATCGTCCGCGATGACTGGGGCATAGCCCACGTCCACGGCAAGACAGACGCCGACGCAGTCTTCGGCATGATCTACGCGCAGGCCGAGGACGACTTCAACCGGGTCGAGTCGAACTACCTCGACTCCCTCGGCCGCCGCGCGGAGTCCGAAGGCGAAAGCAAGATCTACCAGGACCTGCGCCAGAAGCTCTTCATAGACCCTGAAGCCCTGAAGAAGGAGTACGCCGCCAGCCCCCAGTGGCTGCAGCAACTCATGAACGCCTGGGCCGACGGCCTCAACTTCTACCTCGCAAAACACCCCGAGGTCAAACCCAAAGTCATCCAGCGCTTCGAGCCATGGATGGCCCTCTCCTTCACCGAAGGCTCCATCGGGGGCGACATTGAACGAGTCGATCTAAAGAAACTGGAGGCCTTCTACACCCACAAACCCCTCGTAGCCGAGGTCGTAAACCCGAAGGAAGAGCCCGAGCCAAAAGGCTCCAACGGCTTCGCCATCGCCCCCTCCAACTCCGCCTCCCACCACGCTCTCCTCTGGATCAACCCACACACCTCCTTCTTCTTCCGGTCGGAGCTCCAGATGACCAGCGATCAGGGTCTCAACGCCTACGGCGCCGTCACCTGGGGCCAGATCTTCATCTACCAGGGCTTCAACGACCGCGCCGGATGGATGCACACCTCCTCCAACGTAGACGCGGTAGACGAGTACCTCGAGTCCATCCACGGCACCGAAGGCCACTACACCTACATCTACGCCGGCACGGAACATCCGGTCACCCAGCGCCAGATCACCGTCCCCTACGCCACCCCCCAGGGCCCCGCACAAAAGACCTTCACCGCCCTCTACACCAGCCACGGCCCCATCATCCGCGAAGAAAATGGAAAGTGGGTCTCCATCCAGCTCATGCAGGAGCACATCAAGGCCCTCGAGCAGTCCTACACCCGCACCAAGGCCCGCAACTACCAGCAGTACCTCCAGACCATGGAGCTCAAGGCCAACTCCTCCAACAACACCATCTTCGCCGACGCCGACGGCGACATCGCCTACTGGCACGGCAACTACATTCCCCGCCGCGACCCCCGCTTCAACTACACCCACCCTGTAGACGGCACAGACCCCGCCACCGACTGGCACGGCCTCCTCACCGTAGCCGAGACCCCTCACCTCCTCAACCCCGCCAGCGGCTTCCTCTTCAACGTCAACAACTGGCCCTGGGCCGGCGCAGGCTCCAGCAGCCTCCACCAGAAGGACTACCCCGCCTACGTCGAGCAGGGAACAGAGACCCCCCGCGGCCTCCACGCCATCCGCGTCCTCGACGGCAAGACCGGCTTCACCCCCGCCTCCCTCATCGCCGCCGCCTTCGACAGCTACCTCCCCTGGTTCGACAAGCCCATCCCCGCCCTCCAGGCCGCCTGGAGCGCTCTACCCCCCACCGACCCCACAAAATCCAAACTAGCCCTCCAGGTCGAGACCCTCCGCGACTGGAACCACCGCTGGTCGTCTGACTCCTTCGCCACCTCCCTCGCCGTCTACTGGGCAGAGGAGGTCCGCGCCAAACTCACCCCCGCCGCCCGCAAAGCCGGCCTCTCCGTAGAGGAGTACAGCACCACCCCAGCCGCCGCCCCCATCCTTATCGCGGCTTTGAACAACGCCTCCACCCAGCTCACCACCGACTTCGGCACCTGGAAGACCCCCTGGGGAGACATCAACCGCTTCCAGCGCCTCGACGGCCAGATTATCCAGCCCTTCAACGACGCCAAACCCAGCCAGGCCGTCCCCTTCACCTCCTCCCTCTGGGGCTCTCTCGCCTCCTTCGGCGCGAAGACCTACCCCGGCACCAAAAAGCGTTACGGCACCAACGGCAATAGCTTCGTCGCAGTCGTTGAATTTGGAGACAAGATCCGTGCCCGCGCCGTCACCGCCGGCGGCGAAAGCGGCCACCCCGAATCGAAGCACTTTGACGACGAAGT is a window of Granulicella tundricola MP5ACTX9 DNA encoding:
- a CDS encoding IS1595 family transposase, which translates into the protein MSSPKTLQQAIIFYSEPKNCIAEMVAQRWPDGVVICPTCGRNDVSWLAAQNKWQCKSRHAKRQFSAKVGTIFEDSPLGLDKWLMATWMLSNCKNGVSSYEIARNIGVTQKSAWFMLHRIRLAMTETDDTQLGGAGSAPIEVDETFVGGKVKNMHKSKRVKGLNYSAGNGKAIVLGMLERGGKVRAGVVENRKLPSMNGPVAANVAAGSHLISDEHAVYPFIAAQNAYYHEIIKHVEGYVNGHIHTNGIENFWSCLKRGLTGTYISVEPIHLDRYVDEQVFRFNNRHKQTDATRFAKVLSQVTGKRLTYAEVTGKVHETAF
- a CDS encoding penicillin acylase family protein codes for the protein MNQGSRLALLALIAALTLPAGAAVPNREEQARWSREAAAVQIVRDDWGIAHVHGKTDADAVFGMIYAQAEDDFNRVESNYLDSLGRRAESEGESKIYQDLRQKLFIDPEALKKEYAASPQWLQQLMNAWADGLNFYLAKHPEVKPKVIQRFEPWMALSFTEGSIGGDIERVDLKKLEAFYTHKPLVAEVVNPKEEPEPKGSNGFAIAPSNSASHHALLWINPHTSFFFRSELQMTSDQGLNAYGAVTWGQIFIYQGFNDRAGWMHTSSNVDAVDEYLESIHGTEGHYTYIYAGTEHPVTQRQITVPYATPQGPAQKTFTALYTSHGPIIREENGKWVSIQLMQEHIKALEQSYTRTKARNYQQYLQTMELKANSSNNTIFADADGDIAYWHGNYIPRRDPRFNYTHPVDGTDPATDWHGLLTVAETPHLLNPASGFLFNVNNWPWAGAGSSSLHQKDYPAYVEQGTETPRGLHAIRVLDGKTGFTPASLIAAAFDSYLPWFDKPIPALQAAWSALPPTDPTKSKLALQVETLRDWNHRWSSDSFATSLAVYWAEEVRAKLTPAARKAGLSVEEYSTTPAAAPILIAALNNASTQLTTDFGTWKTPWGDINRFQRLDGQIIQPFNDAKPSQAVPFTSSLWGSLASFGAKTYPGTKKRYGTNGNSFVAVVEFGDKIRARAVTAGGESGHPESKHFDDEVSRYITGDLRDIYFYPDQLKGHTERTYRPGE